The Caldicellulosiruptor acetigenus DNA window CTGGCTGAGAACGAAAATCCTGTGCTGTTCAATGGTAGCTTTACAGTTACAAACGAAGGAGGAAAATTCCAGGTAGGTTTTGTTGAGATTGATTTTAAGAAAGATTCGCTACCTGATGGCATAAACTCAATGACGTTCAATGCTCAAATCTATGCAGAAAACGGTGATGTATATATTGAATTTTCACCAGATGCTAAATTCAAAAAAGATGTTCATCTTAAATGTTTAGGATATGAAGGTTACATTTATGACAGGTCTGCGGGGATTAATATTTTTGTAAAGATTAAAAAACAGCAGTTAAAAACAGACCATTTTTCACGCTTTATTTGGGCAAGATAATCCCTCTATCCTCATAACCCCTCGAACTCCTAAAAATAAATTTTGCCCCTCTTATAGCTTTTAAGAGGGGCAACTTTTTTTCTTTTTTTTCTCTTTTTTCATTTTATACATATTTTCGTCCGCTATCTTTATTAAGTCTTCAGCCGTAAAATTTGATTCAGGGGAATATTCAGCAAATCCATAACTTATCTCAATTTTATATGCATGTGAAGACGACATATTAAATTTGGTTATCTTATCTTGAATTCTTGAAAAAACAATATTTGCTTCTTTTAAAGTGGCTTTCGAGAGGACCACAACAAATTCATCTCCGCCGTATCTGAACGCAATGTCATAACTTCTTATACTTTCCTTTAAAATTTGTGAAAAATTTTTCAAAAGTTCATCGCCTGTCTGATGCCCGTATGTATCGTTTACCCATTTCAGGCCGTCAACGTCAACAAAACACACTACAAAATGTGATTCGTTCATTTTTGAAAGCTGAATTTGTTTTTCTAAGTAGACCATTCCTTCATTTCTTGTAAAAAGTCCTGTGAGGCTATCGAGGGTTGCAAATTTTTTGAATTCCTCCTGCTCAATAAGAATATCTTCACTTAGGTTGGCTATTACCTGCTTCATGGAGTTGAATAAGCTTATTAAAGCATAGCGCGTGTTTGCGATATTTTTTTCTATTCGCTGGTAAAGGTGAATTCTTTCAATTAAAAGTGATGCTTGGGATGCCAAAGACAGAACAATTTCTTCATCTTCATTAGTGTAATCGACAATGCTGTAGAGAATATTTTCTGGTGTAAGTTTTATTTCCTTACTCTTCTTTTTATTTACCACTTGAAGAACTCCGATGACATTTCCCTGATAGTCAATCATGGGAACAGCCATGACATTTATTGTTGTATATCCTAATGTTTTGTCAAAAAGTTTAAACTGCTGCAAATGAGAGTTTTGAGAAGATTGTACATTGTTTATTGTAACAGGGATAGCATTTTTTGCAACAAACCCAACAATACTCTTTTCATCTAAAGGAATTTTATAGCCTATAAATTGAAAATCGACAGAGTAGTTTTTTGCAAATGTTATAACAAGGTATTTCTGGCCTTCAAATTCTTTTACAGTGTAAATAGTTCCACCATCACTGTTTGTAATATCAATGCTTTCATTTAATATCATCTCTAAGATTGAATCAACATTCTTTTCACGCGAAATCGCAATGCCTATTTTGCTAAGTTTTCTAATTAGATTTTTAAGTTCTTGGGAAGCTGTACGCTCACTCATGGATTTGCTCCTTCTTTCAAATTTGTATTTGTTCTGGAATCCTGAAACCTAAACTTGAAGCAAGATTAAAGTTAAATTTTATATCAAGATGAATACAAAAAACATAACTTCTCTTTTCTGGTGGGATAAGCTGGGAAAGCTCTGCTAATGAAAGATGAGGGTGGTTTCCATTAAAGTTTTCAGAACATGTATCTTGATACAAAAAGTCAATTTCACCTTTTAAGAATTTGTCAAGTATTAGCTGATTTATGGTTTTTGAATCACCGCTGTAGAAAAAACGAGATTCTCCTGTTTCAATTAGATAGCCAAAAC harbors:
- a CDS encoding sensor domain-containing diguanylate cyclase, whose protein sequence is MSERTASQELKNLIRKLSKIGIAISREKNVDSILEMILNESIDITNSDGGTIYTVKEFEGQKYLVITFAKNYSVDFQFIGYKIPLDEKSIVGFVAKNAIPVTINNVQSSQNSHLQQFKLFDKTLGYTTINVMAVPMIDYQGNVIGVLQVVNKKKSKEIKLTPENILYSIVDYTNEDEEIVLSLASQASLLIERIHLYQRIEKNIANTRYALISLFNSMKQVIANLSEDILIEQEEFKKFATLDSLTGLFTRNEGMVYLEKQIQLSKMNESHFVVCFVDVDGLKWVNDTYGHQTGDELLKNFSQILKESIRSYDIAFRYGGDEFVVVLSKATLKEANIVFSRIQDKITKFNMSSSHAYKIEISYGFAEYSPESNFTAEDLIKIADENMYKMKKEKKKKKSCPS